A genome region from Equus caballus isolate H_3958 breed thoroughbred chromosome 19, TB-T2T, whole genome shotgun sequence includes the following:
- the CCDC54 gene encoding coiled-coil domain-containing protein 54 yields the protein MHKLQTKRVKAAAGQMWTSNLSKVRQSLKNVYHKCKNQHPDSTRYPMTTSYDCDQDDIRPDEKKNLRVMLQDIKTAQIELVSQMTDLVSAISKIQEKTDFYQKQMEVLETRMDVNEDKQCTVTKDIFSVKEDIDALKKQVTELENQNSCSSIHCLEVLEGEKGKEIIELLYKLIEPETLKNTSFSKAPEMASVEPEKVPGYTETTDHIEEKTISPKIKTLKKSNHQNVLRSFKKPKSNIYIYPDFSTWIKLTFVHGGKWRFFLSAVKLEEFIQWLLSRPTIPLEEPQLITQRCRPFSGPVERLTTVCLSVFNYIYCLFGSSKEEVTRL from the coding sequence ATGCACAAACTTCAAACCAAAAGGGTAAAAGCTGCTGCTGGGCAGATGTGGACTTCAAATCTCTCCAAGGTCAGACAATCTCTTAAAAATGTCTACCATAAATGTAAGAACCAGCACCCAGATTCAACCAGATATCCAATGACAACTTCCTATGATTGTGATCAAGATGACATCAGACCtgatgaaaaaaagaatcttAGAGTAATGCTCCAAGATATTAAAACTGCCCAAATTGAACTCGTTAGCCAAATGACTGACCTTGTCAGTGCAATTTCAAAAATCCAGGAAAAGACTGACTTTTATCAGAAGCAGATGGAAGTCCTGGAAACCAGAATGGATGTTAATGAAGACAAACAGTGCACAGTAACTAAAGAtatcttctctgtgaaagaagaCATTGATGCTTTAAAGAAGCAAGTGACAGAACTGGAAAACCAGAATTCTTGCTCCAGCATCCATTGCTTAGAGGTTCTGGAAGGAGAAAAGGGTAAAGAGATCATAGAACTTCTTTACAAACTCATAGAACCAGAAACTCTGAAGAACACATCGTTCTCTAAAGCCCCTGAAATGGCTTCAGTGGAACCAGAGAAAGTGCCCGGTTATACTGAGACCACTGATCACATTGAGGAAAAAacaatttctccaaaaattaaaactctGAAGAAAAGTAACCATCAAAATGTATTAAGAAGCTTTAAAAAACCAAagtcaaatatttatatttacccAGACTTTAGTACATGGATCAAACTAACTTTCGTCCATGGAGGAAAGTGGCGATTTTTCCTCAGTGCTGTCAAGTTAGAGGAATTTATCCAGTGGCTTCTTTCTAGACCAACCATCCCTCTTGAAGAACCACAACTCATAACCCAGAGATGTCGTCCATTCTCTGGGCCTGTTGAGCGCTTGACCACAGTCTGTCTCTCTGTTTTCAACTATATTTACTGTCTTTTTGGTTCCTCAAAAGAGGAAGTAACTCGACTATAG